One Alphaproteobacteria bacterium genomic window carries:
- a CDS encoding LegC family aminotransferase: MDLYSFQQNLLSIFDNVNLPVGLHEPTFDHYDIELVSKAVHLGWVSYQGEMVQEFEDMLSAYLNIPHVITTVSGTSALFLALNVIGVRQNDEVIMPSLTFVATANAVCHLGAIPHLVDSGSDDFNIALNKLDNYLSEITTFDDTGNLINKKTKRIIRAMVPVHVLGSSCDLGKINYISTKYNLKVVEDSAEALGSKYKGKRVSGLTGLGIISFNGNKIITTGGGGAIVTHNKGLAYKMRHLSTTAKKTHKFEFEHDDIGFNLRMPALNAALGCSQLEKIDKYLLSKRELFKRYVDNYKHNEYGSIYSPDMMGDANCWLNAFVLNEDKKDLKDVILNYLIDNKIFVRPFWKPLHMQKIYARFPRSDCCNAENHYSRVICLPSSVKLVNHG; this comes from the coding sequence ATGGATTTGTATTCTTTTCAACAGAACCTTCTAAGCATTTTTGATAATGTTAATCTACCTGTAGGTTTACACGAACCGACATTTGATCACTATGATATAGAACTTGTATCTAAAGCTGTTCACTTAGGTTGGGTTTCTTATCAAGGGGAAATGGTCCAAGAATTTGAAGATATGTTATCAGCTTATCTAAACATTCCGCATGTAATAACGACAGTTAGTGGTACATCTGCTTTATTTCTTGCATTGAATGTAATCGGTGTTCGTCAAAACGATGAAGTTATAATGCCCTCGTTGACATTTGTGGCTACAGCTAATGCTGTTTGCCACCTTGGAGCTATACCCCATCTTGTTGATAGTGGTTCAGATGACTTTAACATTGCACTTAATAAGCTAGACAATTATTTATCTGAAATCACCACTTTTGATGATACAGGAAATTTAATAAATAAAAAAACAAAAAGAATCATAAGAGCAATGGTTCCAGTTCATGTGCTTGGTTCCTCATGTGATCTTGGGAAGATAAACTACATATCAACAAAATATAATTTAAAAGTTGTAGAGGACTCAGCAGAAGCTCTTGGATCTAAATATAAAGGCAAGAGAGTATCAGGTTTAACTGGCTTGGGGATAATAAGTTTTAATGGTAATAAGATAATTACCACCGGGGGGGGGGGGGCTATCGTTACTCATAATAAAGGCCTTGCTTACAAAATGAGACATTTATCAACAACAGCAAAAAAAACTCATAAATTTGAGTTTGAGCATGATGATATTGGTTTTAATTTAAGAATGCCAGCCTTAAACGCTGCGCTTGGGTGCAGTCAATTAGAAAAGATTGACAAATATTTGTTGTCAAAAAGAGAGCTCTTTAAAAGATATGTGGATAACTATAAGCATAATGAGTATGGGAGTATTTACTCGCCTGATATGATGGGGGATGCGAATTGCTGGCTAAATGCTTTTGTGCTAAATGAAGATAAAAAAGATCTGAAAGATGTAATATTGAATTACTTGATTGATAATAAAATATTTGTTAGACCTTTTTGGAAACCCTTACATATGCAAAAAATTTATGCCAGATTTCCAAGGTCTGATTGTTGTAATGCAGAGAATCATTATTCAAGGGTTATTTGTCTCCCAAGCAGTGTAAAGTTGGTTAATCATGGATAA
- the neuC gene encoding UDP-N-acetylglucosamine 2-epimerase (hydrolyzing): protein MDKILLVIGSRADYWLLRNLAKQLQDNKVLVLVTSGECVSENFDQQLEKDGLELFGKINCLSDQDSYLCMTQAISEGIKSFSGILKNVNPKMVVLLGDRYETMASAVAAYSMKIPISHIHGGEVTHGAIDDGYRHAISKLSSFHFVSHEKYKERLLRMGEQPDRVHVVGALGLDNLPSSLGESARVLERYNLKNDEDFCVLTYHSETYNEQSIKQQLMSIKSSLLSLKNFKIIITKANSDPGGVLINKVWAEWVKNDKRVKFIPTLGDDFLKLLAKAKFCIGNSSSGIIEIPYLNVPVVNIGNRQEGRIFPRGVFKAGYESDDISAAINRALNFSGPSEKIYKEPGKIGNRVCEFLFSFNLEKSICKKFYDGQ from the coding sequence ATGGATAAGATTTTATTGGTTATAGGATCTAGGGCTGATTATTGGCTATTACGTAACTTAGCTAAACAGTTACAAGATAATAAAGTTTTGGTTCTTGTTACATCTGGCGAGTGTGTTAGTGAGAATTTTGATCAACAACTAGAAAAAGATGGATTAGAGTTATTTGGTAAGATAAATTGTTTAAGTGATCAGGATTCTTATCTTTGTATGACTCAAGCTATAAGTGAAGGAATTAAAAGTTTTTCTGGAATATTAAAAAACGTTAATCCAAAAATGGTCGTTTTGTTAGGTGATAGATATGAAACTATGGCATCTGCAGTAGCTGCATATTCTATGAAGATACCTATATCGCATATTCATGGGGGGGAGGTAACCCACGGTGCGATAGATGATGGTTATCGGCACGCTATATCAAAACTGTCCAGCTTTCATTTTGTCAGTCATGAAAAATATAAAGAGCGTTTACTTAGAATGGGTGAGCAGCCAGATAGAGTGCACGTAGTTGGTGCTCTTGGGCTCGACAACCTGCCTTCAAGCTTAGGAGAATCAGCAAGGGTATTGGAGAGATATAATCTTAAAAATGATGAAGACTTCTGCGTTCTTACTTACCATAGCGAAACGTATAATGAACAAAGCATCAAACAACAATTAATGAGTATAAAATCATCTTTATTAAGTTTAAAAAACTTCAAAATAATAATTACAAAAGCAAATAGTGACCCTGGTGGAGTCTTAATCAATAAAGTATGGGCAGAATGGGTGAAAAATGACAAAAGGGTTAAATTTATACCAACGCTTGGTGATGATTTCTTAAAACTATTGGCCAAAGCAAAATTTTGCATTGGAAACTCATCTAGTGGAATAATAGAAATACCTTACTTAAATGTTCCTGTTGTTAATATAGGAAATAGACAAGAAGGTAGAATCTTTCCGCGGGGTGTATTTAAGGCAGGCTATGAATCTGATGATATTTCAGCAGCAATTAATAGAGCTTTAAATTTTTCAGGTCCTTCAGAAAAAATTTATAAAGAGCCAGGAAAGATTGGAAATAGAGTTTGTGAATTTCTCTTTTCTTTTAACCTCGAAAAAAGTATATGTAAGAAATTTTATGATGGACAGTAA
- a CDS encoding ABC transporter ATP-binding protein/permease, with the protein MNSIKSTRTGLTLHYLWDFLWKKAARRQRIAIFLSLGSLVLSKVLSAGAPVLFKKSIDFLNPGSSHILTLCIVGFVLANILSHVFANVRDIIFTRVESTLHKHIVLNVFQHIHQLSLDFHLKKRTGSLGRIIERGSQSLERFFRFSLFMLAPTLLEILFITGVLIHLYTAFYALAMLSTLSMYILYTYFVTAKRLKIVREMNNLDTQASGDAIDSILNYETVKYFGNETYEYGHYDKIQTAYQRIFVQSRDSLALLNIGQNIIMYGGMLIMLVYAGMEVQSESITAGDFILFQMYLVQLYLPLSNIGFAYRELRLALTNMEEMFGILEEKPQISDPFDACELVSTKGHIRFENVNFSYTPHRQILHDFSLEIKPKQTVAIVGLSGGGKSTLVRLLYKFYEPTSGRIFIDDVDIGSYTQESLRRHIAIVPQDTILFNKTLFYNIAYGKPTASNNQVIAAAKEAELHDFICKLPDGYDTMVGERGLKLSGGEKQRVAIARTLLKNTPILILDEATSALDTQTEKSIQANLRRISKNRTSFIIAHRLSTIVHADTIVVLAQGRIVEQGTHAELLAQHGSYAKLWLKQSQQSGSPLLTE; encoded by the coding sequence GTGAATTCAATAAAATCCACACGCACAGGCCTCACGCTACACTACCTATGGGATTTCTTGTGGAAAAAAGCTGCTCGGCGTCAACGCATTGCTATCTTTCTGTCGCTGGGAAGTCTTGTTTTGAGCAAAGTTTTGTCAGCGGGAGCCCCTGTATTATTTAAAAAATCGATTGATTTTCTCAATCCTGGATCATCCCATATTTTGACTCTTTGCATTGTTGGATTTGTGCTTGCCAATATTCTGAGTCATGTCTTTGCCAATGTGCGTGATATTATTTTTACGCGGGTAGAAAGCACCCTGCATAAACATATTGTTCTCAATGTCTTTCAGCACATTCACCAGTTAAGTCTTGATTTTCACCTCAAAAAACGCACGGGTTCCCTTGGGCGCATCATCGAACGAGGCTCTCAAAGCCTAGAGCGCTTTTTTCGCTTTTCACTTTTTATGCTCGCACCGACGCTTCTTGAAATTCTTTTTATCACGGGGGTTCTCATTCACCTATATACCGCATTCTACGCACTAGCAATGCTTTCAACGCTATCTATGTATATATTATATACCTATTTTGTAACTGCGAAACGCCTGAAAATAGTCCGTGAAATGAATAATCTCGATACCCAAGCAAGTGGCGATGCCATCGACAGCATATTGAACTATGAAACTGTTAAATATTTTGGAAATGAAACCTATGAATATGGGCACTATGATAAGATTCAGACCGCCTACCAACGGATTTTTGTTCAAAGCCGTGACTCACTTGCTCTTCTCAATATTGGGCAAAATATCATCATGTACGGGGGGATGCTTATCATGCTTGTGTATGCTGGCATGGAAGTACAGTCAGAATCCATCACAGCTGGTGACTTTATTTTGTTTCAAATGTATTTGGTGCAACTGTATCTTCCTCTCAGCAATATTGGCTTTGCCTACCGTGAGCTGCGGTTAGCGCTGACAAATATGGAAGAAATGTTTGGAATATTGGAAGAAAAGCCACAGATCAGCGACCCTTTCGATGCCTGTGAACTGGTAAGCACAAAAGGACATATCCGCTTTGAAAACGTTAATTTTTCTTACACCCCACACCGTCAGATTCTCCACGACTTCTCACTCGAGATTAAACCTAAACAGACTGTTGCCATCGTGGGACTGAGTGGTGGTGGTAAATCAACCCTCGTACGGCTTTTATATAAATTTTACGAACCCACATCAGGTCGGATATTTATTGATGATGTTGATATTGGGTCTTATACCCAAGAATCATTACGCCGCCACATTGCGATTGTTCCCCAAGATACTATCTTGTTTAATAAAACGCTTTTTTACAACATTGCTTATGGTAAACCTACCGCATCGAACAATCAGGTTATTGCAGCAGCAAAAGAAGCGGAACTCCATGATTTTATCTGCAAGCTTCCGGATGGATATGATACTATGGTCGGGGAGCGGGGCCTAAAGCTTTCTGGGGGAGAAAAGCAACGCGTAGCCATTGCACGAACGCTCTTGAAAAATACGCCAATTCTGATTTTGGATGAGGCAACATCTGCGCTAGACACACAAACAGAAAAATCTATTCAAGCCAATCTCCGCCGTATCAGTAAAAATCGCACAAGCTTTATCATTGCGCATCGACTATCAACCATCGTGCATGCCGATACTATTGTCGTTCTTGCCCAAGGGCGTATCGTTGAACAAGGAACACACGCCGAACTTCTTGCCCAGCATGGCAGTTATGCGAAACTATGGCTGAAACAATCACAGCAATCGGGATCCCCATTACTGACTGAGTAA
- a CDS encoding TIGR00730 family Rossman fold protein translates to MSKLKSVCVFCGSSNKTPEIFRHEAKRLGGLIADAGIRLVYGGGSAGLMGLVADGAIEAGGAVTGVITKFLDKREGLHKDLDELHVVDSMHERKLMMYERSDAFVIFPGGVGTLDETCEILTWKQIGLHKKNITFCNLEGYWDNFLHFFEETMIPNGFAREEDKTIYSVVNKIEDVLGTLHMPPLGTDNFVSKWG, encoded by the coding sequence ATGAGTAAACTTAAAAGTGTCTGCGTGTTTTGCGGATCCTCGAATAAGACGCCTGAAATCTTTCGCCATGAGGCTAAGCGTTTGGGTGGATTGATTGCTGATGCTGGAATCCGACTTGTTTATGGGGGAGGGAGTGCTGGTCTTATGGGCTTGGTTGCTGATGGGGCCATTGAGGCCGGAGGCGCTGTGACTGGTGTTATTACCAAGTTTCTCGATAAGCGTGAGGGGCTACATAAAGACTTAGATGAACTTCACGTGGTTGACAGCATGCATGAGCGTAAACTCATGATGTATGAGCGTTCAGATGCATTTGTAATTTTCCCTGGTGGTGTTGGGACCCTGGATGAAACGTGTGAAATCCTTACGTGGAAACAAATTGGTTTGCATAAAAAAAATATTACCTTTTGTAATCTTGAGGGTTATTGGGACAATTTTTTGCATTTTTTTGAAGAAACAATGATTCCCAATGGGTTTGCACGCGAAGAAGATAAAACAATTTATTCGGTTGTTAACAAGATAGAGGACGTCCTTGGGACACTGCATATGCCCCCCCTAGGGACGGATAATTTTGTATCAAAGTGGGGGTAA
- a CDS encoding N-acetylneuraminate synthase family protein, which yields MMDSNKTYIIAEAGVNHNGDLNLARELIVQASNVGADAIKFQSFSADTIVHPKTAQTKYQSENCGDDTQYNLLKKLELTWDDMIELQEFSKNYSIDFLSTPFDLSQLELLLKLDVPYLKVSSGDLTFGPLLLKMAQSDKKIILSTGMATYEEIERALEIIAFGIVEPKTIPESTYQIKKTLSSKSIREVLYDRVILCHCTSAYPAPIKDINLNVLDSYSKRFGLKLGYSDHSKGSLVPALAVAKGARLIEKHITLDNDMKGPDHKASLNINDFKMMIDRIRDAEIILGSPVKTPTPSELENKPLVRRGVYAARDIIEGRVIKYNDLICLRPSNNKIDPIKFWDLIGSKALRSYSKLEPINE from the coding sequence ATGATGGACAGTAATAAGACATATATAATAGCTGAAGCAGGTGTGAACCATAATGGTGATTTAAATCTTGCACGTGAGTTAATAGTTCAAGCGTCTAATGTTGGAGCTGATGCAATTAAGTTTCAAAGTTTTAGTGCAGATACTATCGTTCATCCGAAAACAGCCCAAACAAAGTACCAGTCGGAAAACTGTGGCGATGACACACAATATAATTTGCTTAAAAAATTAGAGCTTACTTGGGATGATATGATAGAGTTGCAAGAATTTTCTAAGAATTATTCAATAGACTTTCTATCTACACCATTTGATTTGAGTCAGTTAGAGCTTTTATTAAAACTAGATGTGCCTTACTTAAAAGTATCATCAGGTGATTTAACTTTTGGACCATTATTATTAAAAATGGCACAAAGCGATAAAAAGATAATTCTTTCCACGGGAATGGCGACATATGAAGAGATAGAAAGAGCGCTAGAAATTATAGCATTTGGAATTGTAGAGCCTAAAACAATTCCTGAAAGTACTTATCAAATCAAAAAGACATTATCCAGCAAAAGTATCAGAGAAGTTCTTTACGATAGAGTTATATTATGTCACTGCACCTCGGCTTATCCAGCACCAATCAAAGATATAAACCTTAATGTCTTAGATTCGTATTCTAAAAGATTTGGCCTAAAGCTCGGATATTCAGATCATTCTAAAGGAAGTCTTGTTCCGGCTTTGGCTGTTGCAAAGGGAGCAAGGTTAATAGAGAAGCACATAACACTAGATAATGATATGAAAGGACCTGATCATAAAGCTTCCTTGAACATAAATGACTTTAAAATGATGATTGATAGAATACGGGATGCTGAAATTATATTGGGGTCACCTGTTAAGACCCCAACACCGAGTGAATTAGAAAACAAACCTTTAGTTAGGCGAGGTGTATATGCCGCGAGAGATATTATTGAGGGCAGAGTTATTAAATATAATGATTTGATTTGTTTGAGACCATCAAACAATAAAATAGACCCAATAAAATTTTGGGATTTAATTGGATCAAAAGCTCTTAGAAGTTATTCAAAGTTAGAGCCTATCAATGAATAG
- a CDS encoding nucleotidyltransferase family protein: protein MISNWKKISLKLQSSIREAMQVLDDTGLRIIIVSDAEDKLLGTITDGDIRRGFLKGLSIDADVTSVMNDNPIHVHSSFSPDEIYKILERTGVLCVPVVEGDKTIIGVETIDRIEDVHEEVSVVLMAGGFGKRMMPLTKTLPKPMLPVNNKPIIHHIINQLKICNFKNFFITTHYRSNIIIDYFDQNNNLGVNIQFVKEDEPLGTAGSLSLLKDKINSDFIVLNSDLLIKINFSNLLSYHKNHGEIGTLGVRQYSHQVPYGVVSIGDANATDIIEKPTYTHFISAGVYCFKKDIFSFIDFDKYLDMPELLKKVIHSNKKLSTFPIHEYWADLGSIQDYEKVTMGK from the coding sequence ATGATTAGTAATTGGAAAAAAATATCTTTAAAACTACAAAGCTCGATAAGAGAAGCGATGCAAGTTTTGGATGATACAGGATTAAGAATCATCATCGTTTCTGATGCAGAGGATAAGCTGCTAGGAACAATAACTGATGGTGATATTCGGCGCGGATTTTTAAAAGGTTTAAGTATTGATGCTGACGTCACTTCTGTAATGAATGACAATCCGATACATGTGCATTCATCATTTAGCCCAGATGAAATATATAAGATTTTAGAGCGTACAGGTGTGTTATGTGTACCTGTTGTTGAAGGTGATAAAACAATTATAGGCGTTGAAACAATCGACAGGATTGAAGATGTTCATGAAGAGGTTTCGGTTGTACTAATGGCAGGCGGGTTTGGCAAAAGAATGATGCCTTTGACAAAAACTCTACCAAAACCTATGCTTCCAGTAAATAACAAGCCAATTATTCATCATATAATTAATCAACTGAAAATTTGTAATTTTAAGAATTTTTTCATAACAACTCATTATAGGTCAAATATAATTATCGATTACTTTGATCAGAATAATAACTTAGGTGTTAACATCCAGTTTGTTAAGGAAGATGAACCACTGGGTACCGCCGGTTCTTTGTCTTTGTTAAAAGATAAGATTAATTCTGACTTTATCGTTTTAAATAGTGACTTGTTAATTAAAATTAACTTCTCAAATTTGCTTTCATATCATAAAAATCATGGAGAAATAGGAACTCTAGGGGTAAGGCAGTATAGTCATCAAGTACCATATGGTGTTGTATCAATAGGTGATGCAAATGCAACGGACATTATTGAAAAGCCAACATATACTCATTTTATAAGTGCAGGAGTTTATTGCTTTAAGAAAGATATATTTAGCTTTATTGATTTTGATAAGTATCTAGATATGCCTGAGCTTCTTAAAAAAGTAATTCATTCTAATAAAAAGTTATCTACTTTCCCCATACATGAATACTGGGCGGACCTTGGTAGTATACAGGATTATGAGAAAGTAACTATGGGGAAGTAA
- a CDS encoding winged helix-turn-helix transcriptional regulator, protein MAVFEEARQHTDREVMVRLLTTLAENPEATQRDLATEMGISLGMMVSYMKSCVRKGFVRSKQVAPRRWAYFVTPKGFAEKSRMVSVYLYRAMTFFRDTRVQLEELFGQCQKEGIQTIAMVGSGDVAEIAMLVSQGFAVSVKLVMQSEGYIENLKGFDAVLVTDIANPQGTFDVLKECIGEDKLLSIATLCIARKRVNSARGLEREKEINA, encoded by the coding sequence ATGGCAGTTTTTGAAGAGGCAAGACAGCATACAGATCGGGAGGTCATGGTCAGATTACTTACGACTCTAGCTGAAAATCCAGAAGCCACGCAAAGGGATTTGGCGACAGAAATGGGTATCTCTTTGGGCATGATGGTCAGCTATATGAAAAGCTGTGTCCGCAAAGGTTTTGTTCGCTCTAAGCAGGTGGCGCCGAGACGTTGGGCTTACTTTGTTACTCCAAAAGGGTTTGCTGAAAAAAGTCGCATGGTATCGGTGTATTTGTATCGAGCCATGACATTTTTTCGCGACACACGCGTGCAATTAGAAGAATTGTTTGGTCAATGCCAGAAAGAAGGTATCCAAACAATTGCGATGGTGGGTAGTGGTGATGTTGCTGAGATTGCTATGTTAGTGTCGCAAGGTTTTGCGGTTAGCGTGAAACTTGTTATGCAATCTGAAGGGTATATTGAAAATCTTAAAGGTTTTGATGCTGTGTTGGTGACTGATATAGCTAACCCCCAAGGTACATTTGATGTTTTAAAAGAGTGTATTGGAGAGGATAAATTGCTTAGCATTGCAACATTGTGCATTGCGCGTAAAAGAGTTAATTCCGCTCGAGGATTGGAGCGGGAAAAAGAGATAAATGCCTAG
- a CDS encoding ABC transporter ATP-binding protein, with amino-acid sequence MVKQENNLTPSIFSAIQKLRELLTREEKIKWLGIVGFALVVSLLEVVTASVIVVFAQVLNDPSVGQKYFQKLGITENLSPGKTVFYVAIAVGVVYVVKNLIAAAEVFFQNFSIQKMCFEFKNKLLHRYAQADYGFYLTRNSSFGLQVVGSDVEQAFSSGMVSLARSLSEGSVFIFLVGMIVYVNPTLVLIIFVIGMTLGLLTSKFLLPKFYYWGQNLQQTGFHTHKNLMQFFHSFKEIVLLGKKESFVKAYQVHSKERSKVQAIQTATNALPRMGIEILFVGLFVLTISYLCMGHESPMQMIGLLSGYLYAGFRLMPGLNRIINDLNALKSVIPSIDRVHQEYIAFESKSNYVDETSFRFTKSIEFNNVNFKYLNSKKNTLSNINLKINKGESVGIVGHTGSGKSTLIDLILGLLRPEKGNVLIDAQYKPNSFQWHKKIGYVAQSINLIDDTVEANIAFGCDKIDKEALDNAVDSAQLRQFVNSLPNGLKTTIGERGIRVSGGERQRISIARALYRNPEVLIFDEATSALDSATEKQLMETIDTICDAHTVIMIAHRVSTLKNCDRIFKIENGKLSEVRKDSVLAMSHHIGN; translated from the coding sequence ATGGTGAAACAAGAAAATAATTTAACTCCTTCCATTTTTTCGGCTATTCAAAAACTACGTGAATTGTTGACACGAGAAGAGAAAATAAAATGGCTAGGTATTGTAGGATTTGCTTTAGTAGTATCTTTGCTTGAAGTAGTCACTGCATCTGTCATCGTTGTGTTTGCCCAAGTGCTAAATGATCCTTCAGTTGGTCAAAAATATTTTCAAAAGCTTGGAATAACAGAAAATTTATCTCCAGGGAAAACAGTTTTTTATGTGGCTATTGCTGTTGGGGTTGTTTACGTTGTTAAAAATTTAATTGCTGCGGCGGAAGTGTTTTTTCAGAATTTTTCTATTCAAAAAATGTGCTTTGAGTTCAAAAACAAATTATTACATCGTTATGCTCAAGCTGATTACGGATTTTACCTAACAAGAAATTCTTCTTTTGGTTTGCAAGTTGTGGGCTCAGATGTCGAGCAAGCTTTTTCAAGTGGAATGGTTTCGCTTGCAAGGTCTCTGTCGGAAGGGAGCGTATTTATTTTTTTAGTGGGGATGATTGTTTATGTGAACCCAACTTTGGTACTGATAATTTTTGTAATCGGAATGACGTTGGGTTTATTGACTTCTAAATTTTTACTGCCTAAATTTTACTATTGGGGACAAAATCTACAACAAACAGGGTTTCATACCCATAAAAACCTGATGCAATTCTTTCATTCTTTTAAAGAAATTGTTTTGCTCGGTAAAAAAGAATCTTTCGTTAAGGCTTATCAAGTGCACTCAAAGGAACGCTCAAAGGTGCAAGCTATTCAAACAGCAACAAACGCACTGCCACGTATGGGAATTGAGATTCTTTTTGTTGGGTTATTTGTGCTAACTATCTCTTATTTGTGTATGGGGCATGAGAGTCCGATGCAAATGATTGGTCTTTTAAGTGGTTATTTATATGCGGGATTTCGTTTAATGCCAGGGCTTAATCGCATTATTAATGATCTCAATGCCCTTAAATCTGTTATTCCTTCCATTGATCGCGTGCATCAAGAATATATTGCTTTTGAGTCTAAAAGCAATTATGTAGATGAAACTTCGTTTCGATTCACAAAAAGCATCGAATTTAATAATGTTAATTTTAAATATTTAAACTCAAAGAAAAATACATTATCCAATATCAATCTTAAAATTAATAAAGGAGAATCTGTCGGCATAGTGGGACATACAGGTTCAGGAAAGTCGACTTTGATAGATTTGATTTTAGGGCTTTTAAGACCCGAAAAAGGGAATGTACTCATTGATGCTCAATACAAGCCAAACTCTTTTCAGTGGCATAAAAAAATTGGTTATGTCGCGCAGAGTATTAACTTAATAGATGATACGGTGGAGGCAAATATTGCTTTTGGGTGTGACAAAATTGATAAAGAGGCTCTTGATAATGCAGTTGATAGTGCTCAATTAAGACAATTTGTAAATTCATTACCAAATGGCTTAAAAACAACCATTGGGGAACGAGGAATAAGGGTGTCTGGAGGGGAAAGACAACGCATATCAATTGCTAGAGCTTTGTACAGAAATCCAGAGGTTTTAATTTTTGATGAAGCTACTTCTGCATTAGATAGCGCTACTGAAAAGCAACTCATGGAGACAATAGACACAATATGTGACGCTCATACTGTGATCATGATTGCTCACAGAGTCAGTACTTTAAAGAATTGTGATAGAATTTTTAAGATAGAGAACGGTAAGCTATCTGAGGTACGTAAGGATTCTGTGCTAGCGATGTCACACCATATAGGAAATTAG
- a CDS encoding SDR family NAD(P)-dependent oxidoreductase: MKQRILVTGSEGFIGSHLTTELIKRGYKVRALCLYNSFNDIGWLKDLAPTILKEIEIVRGDIKDYDCVKSAMKDIDVVFNLAALIAIPYSYNAPESYIDTNIKGTMNILRAAIDNQLEQVIHTSTSEVYGTAQFVPITENHPLVGQSPYSASKIAADQLAYSYYCSFGLPVSVVRPFNTYGPRQSLRAVIPTIISQVISGNNELKLGNVDATRDFNFVQDTVNGMISFIGNAGAFGEFINLGTGVEVTIKDVVKTISQLTNVDLQIKMDEQRIRPDKSEVERLCACNKKAKNILGWSPEHNLEQGLGITLKWFENHIDNGFIFSDRYIV, from the coding sequence ATGAAACAACGAATACTTGTAACGGGATCAGAAGGCTTTATTGGTTCCCATCTGACTACAGAGCTAATTAAAAGGGGGTATAAGGTTAGAGCTTTATGTTTGTATAATTCATTCAATGATATTGGGTGGTTAAAAGATTTAGCTCCTACTATATTAAAAGAAATTGAAATAGTTCGCGGTGATATTAAAGATTATGACTGTGTAAAAAGTGCAATGAAGGACATTGACGTTGTCTTTAATTTAGCGGCATTGATTGCCATACCATACTCATACAATGCGCCTGAATCTTATATAGATACTAATATTAAAGGTACTATGAATATATTAAGGGCTGCTATTGACAATCAGTTGGAGCAAGTTATTCATACCTCTACAAGTGAAGTGTATGGCACAGCTCAGTTTGTACCAATTACCGAAAATCATCCTCTTGTAGGACAGTCTCCTTATTCTGCGTCTAAAATAGCTGCAGATCAGTTGGCTTATTCATATTATTGCTCTTTTGGACTTCCAGTTTCTGTTGTTAGGCCATTTAATACCTATGGTCCAAGACAATCCCTAAGGGCTGTTATACCTACAATTATTTCTCAAGTAATTTCTGGAAATAATGAATTAAAATTAGGTAATGTTGACGCAACTCGTGACTTTAACTTTGTACAAGATACTGTTAACGGCATGATATCTTTCATAGGTAATGCAGGAGCTTTTGGTGAGTTTATTAATTTAGGCACCGGAGTTGAAGTTACTATAAAGGATGTTGTTAAAACAATATCGCAATTAACAAATGTTGATCTTCAAATCAAGATGGATGAACAAAGAATACGCCCTGATAAAAGTGAAGTTGAAAGATTGTGTGCTTGCAATAAGAAAGCTAAGAATATTCTAGGATGGAGTCCTGAACATAATTTGGAGCAAGGTTTAGGAATAACACTAAAATGGTTTGAGAATCATATAGATAATGGGTTTATATTTAGCGATAGGTATATTGTTTAA